The following proteins are co-located in the Camelina sativa cultivar DH55 chromosome 12, Cs, whole genome shotgun sequence genome:
- the LOC109128130 gene encoding probable cytochrome c oxidase subunit 5C-3 — MFDWFSEQSRVSKEMAGHKIAHATLKGPSVVKELVNGLALWLAAGGLWKMHHWNEQRKTRAFYDLLEKGYIGVVVAEE; from the coding sequence atgtttgattggtttagTGAGCAGAGTAGAGTGAGTAAAGAGATGGCTGGGCACAAGATCGCACATGCAACTTTGAAAGGTCCAAGTGTTGTGAAGGAGTTAGTAAACGGTCTCGCACTATGGCTTGCGGCTGGTGGGCTATGGAAAATGCATCACTGGAACGAGCAGAGGAAAACAAGAGCCTTCTATGATTTGCTTGAGAAAGgatatattggtgttgttgttgcagagGAGTAA
- the LOC109128046 gene encoding uncharacterized protein LOC109128046, whose translation MKVSTPKKRRLEWMTIRSEKKNKQREDQENIPPNSEANSTSPIQPNRVSPNILIDITNEHESPRMKRMCIIKETKAKRKNGESSSASGNNLDENVEEPYMAPESRNDNPKGAPSKDHASSSRSLNSLYNPEVYDENGDATYSCEHCGALMWYNKRIDKRSKKSNPKFSLCCMHRKIDLPLPP comes from the exons ATGAAGGTATCAACACCAAAGAAAAGAAGGTTGGAGTGGATGACAATTCGTtcagagaagaaaaataaacaaagagaagatCAAG AAAACATCCCTCCTAATTCTGAAGCCAACTCAACATCACCAATACAGCCAAACAGAGTTTCTCCTAATATCTTGATCGATATAACAAATG AACATGAATCTCCAAGAATGAAACGGATGTGTATTATAAAAGAGACGAAAGCTAAAAGAAAGAATGGAGAATCAT CTTCTGCTTCAGGTAATAACTTGGATGAAAACGTTGAAGAACCATATATGGCACCTGAATCGAGAAATGACAATCCCAAAGGAGCTCCATCGAAAG ACCATGCATCATCATCACGCTCACTTAACTCACTATATAACCCAGAAG TATATGATGAAAATGGAGATGCAACCTACAGTTGTGAGCATTGTGGAGCTTTAATGTGGTACAACAAGCGAATagacaaaagaagcaaaaaatctAATCCAAAGTTCTCACTATGTTGTATGCACAGAAAGATTGATCTGCCACTACCACCATAA